A part of Antechinus flavipes isolate AdamAnt ecotype Samford, QLD, Australia chromosome 6, AdamAnt_v2, whole genome shotgun sequence genomic DNA contains:
- the APELA gene encoding apelin receptor early endogenous ligand — MRFQLLFFLFLFFTMGVLLINGQRPGNLALRRKLHRHSCLQRRCIPLHSRVPFP; from the exons ATGAGATTTCAGctgctcttttttctcttcctttttttcacgATGGGTGTACTCCTTATCAATGGACAAAGGCCAG gtAATCTGGCTTTGAGGAGAAAACTGCATAGACACAGCTGTCTCCAGAGGAGATGCATACCCCTCCATTCCCGCGTGCCCTTCCCCTGA